In one Micromonospora polyrhachis genomic region, the following are encoded:
- a CDS encoding aminoglycoside phosphotransferase family protein encodes MTTTGRFTRQAMTDAMHQVARQLGVPVNDARLIRLTNNAVFALPSAGLVIRITRSHQLHDRVHKVVRLAQWFAQIDAPTIRLAPDIAQPVQVGNLLASVWRYVPSAPQEPTVENLGTVLREFHALGAPPFPLAAWDPVRDARLRISDAEALSDSHRALLLGWCNRLAPQVAALNRRSGEQQLIHGDAHVGNLLCQPIGHVVLCDFDATCIGPWQADLAAVAVGEARFGRTAAHSVLAAAYGYDVTTDPDWPLLRDARELKMIAAAVPLLASSAGIAAEFDTRLRSIVEDDQHARWTPYAQLSH; translated from the coding sequence ATGACGACAACTGGCCGATTCACCAGGCAGGCAATGACCGATGCCATGCACCAGGTTGCTCGGCAACTCGGCGTACCTGTCAATGATGCTCGACTGATACGGCTGACCAACAACGCCGTCTTCGCACTGCCCAGTGCTGGGCTCGTCATCCGCATCACCCGGAGCCATCAGCTTCACGACCGGGTGCACAAAGTCGTACGACTCGCACAGTGGTTCGCCCAGATCGACGCTCCGACAATCCGGCTCGCACCGGACATCGCGCAACCCGTTCAGGTCGGCAACCTGCTGGCCTCCGTCTGGCGATATGTACCGTCCGCACCGCAGGAACCAACTGTGGAGAACCTTGGCACTGTTCTCCGCGAGTTTCATGCCCTCGGCGCGCCGCCGTTCCCGCTCGCCGCCTGGGACCCTGTCCGCGATGCGCGGCTACGGATCAGTGACGCGGAAGCCCTGAGCGACAGCCACCGCGCCTTGCTCCTGGGCTGGTGTAACCGACTTGCTCCCCAGGTCGCCGCCCTCAACAGACGGTCAGGCGAACAGCAGCTGATCCACGGTGACGCCCACGTCGGCAACCTGCTTTGCCAACCCATCGGCCACGTAGTCCTGTGCGATTTCGACGCCACCTGCATCGGCCCCTGGCAAGCCGATCTTGCGGCTGTTGCCGTCGGCGAAGCTCGCTTCGGCCGTACCGCTGCCCACAGCGTCCTCGCCGCAGCGTACGGCTACGACGTCACCACCGACCCCGACTGGCCGCTACTACGCGATGCTCGGGAACTGAAAATGATCGCTGCTGCGGTCCCGCTACTCGCCAGCTCGGCCGGCATCGCCGCCGAGTTCGACACTCGTCTTCGATCCATCGTCGAAGACGACCAGCACGCGCGATGGACGCCGTACGCCCAGCTCAGCCACTGA
- a CDS encoding TIGR00725 family protein: MTFQVAVCGPRFCTEKDKAQAYRVGELLAQQGVATICGGGTGVMAAVAAGVRAHGGVVVGVRPNDTRDGASEDLSITIVTNMGEARNAIIVWSADAVIAIGGSWGTLSEVALAMRRGTIPVIALGGWRVVTPDGELVPGVRYVDTPEDAVRQATEPPEATTAG, translated from the coding sequence GTGACTTTCCAGGTTGCCGTCTGTGGCCCTCGGTTCTGCACTGAGAAGGACAAGGCCCAGGCCTACCGGGTAGGTGAACTGCTTGCCCAGCAAGGAGTCGCGACGATCTGCGGCGGGGGCACCGGCGTCATGGCGGCTGTCGCCGCTGGCGTACGCGCACATGGCGGGGTGGTCGTTGGCGTACGCCCGAACGACACCCGGGACGGGGCCAGCGAAGACCTCTCCATAACGATCGTGACCAACATGGGCGAGGCCCGAAACGCCATCATCGTCTGGAGCGCAGACGCGGTCATCGCCATCGGCGGCTCATGGGGAACCCTCAGCGAAGTCGCCCTCGCGATGCGACGCGGCACCATCCCGGTCATCGCCCTCGGCGGGTGGCGCGTAGTCACTCCAGACGGCGAACTGGTCCCCGGCGTCCGCTACGTCGACACCCCCGAGGACGCCGTACGACAAGCCACCGAGCCGCCCGAAGCCACCACAGCTGGCTGA
- a CDS encoding HAD family hydrolase produces the protein MPNTPTALILDFGGVLTSDLWDSIRACARQDGLADNALLDLMRHDNEVHRLYIGMERGEVSQDDFEKGLANAARISPDGLLARMCANLSPDDLMLDAVADLRSRGTRIGVLSNSWGTGHFNPYDGYDLDQRADALIFSDQVKLRKPEPEIFLLMLDMLGVSGPESVFVDDIAANLAPARGLGMSAIHHLDTHETIAELRRQFTTWARSST, from the coding sequence ATGCCCAATACACCGACTGCTCTGATTCTCGACTTTGGCGGCGTGCTCACCAGCGACCTGTGGGATTCGATACGAGCATGCGCTCGACAAGATGGCTTGGCCGACAATGCTCTCTTGGATCTAATGCGCCACGACAACGAAGTGCACCGGCTCTACATCGGCATGGAGCGCGGCGAGGTCAGCCAGGATGATTTTGAGAAGGGCTTGGCAAACGCCGCCAGAATCAGCCCCGACGGCCTGCTTGCTCGAATGTGCGCCAACCTCAGCCCTGATGACCTGATGCTCGATGCCGTGGCCGATCTGCGATCACGTGGCACGCGCATCGGAGTACTGTCAAATTCGTGGGGCACAGGCCACTTCAACCCATATGACGGTTACGACCTGGACCAGCGCGCAGATGCCTTGATCTTCTCGGATCAAGTAAAGCTTCGCAAGCCTGAGCCCGAGATCTTCCTTCTTATGCTCGACATGCTCGGCGTCTCGGGACCTGAAAGCGTCTTCGTTGACGATATTGCCGCCAACCTTGCACCCGCCCGGGGACTAGGCATGTCAGCAATTCACCACCTGGATACCCACGAAACCATTGCCGAACTCCGACGCCAGTTCACGACGTGGGCTAGGAGTTCAACTTAG
- a CDS encoding DUF4037 domain-containing protein, which produces MQESFMSGLRLCELFYVEAVRPLLVEAYPDLRYAAGRLGTGSDVLGFDTERSVDHDWGPRLELFLAADDVVRYGERISELLSARLPKQFRGWSTHFEPPQGRVRSMAPTDGPVAHRVRVTDVGTWCDDYLGFDPRQGVTVLDWLATPGQRLAEVTGGAVFHDSIGELSGLRERLRWYPEDVWRYLLACQWLRIGEEEAFVGRTAEAGDELGSRVVTARLVRELMRLCLLLTRRFPPYSKWLGTAFAALPDAAGIAAALDAAMKADTDARRQAALCNAYEAVGEWQNSLGLADAVGATVRPFFDRPYRVIDAGRFATALLARIEDPDIAGLPPIGAIDQYVDSTAVLCQPSLVHALMATVWRGRNK; this is translated from the coding sequence GTGCAGGAGTCGTTCATGTCGGGGTTGCGGCTATGTGAGCTGTTCTATGTCGAGGCGGTGCGTCCGCTGCTGGTGGAGGCATACCCGGATCTGCGGTACGCGGCGGGGCGCTTGGGAACGGGCTCGGACGTACTCGGCTTCGACACGGAACGCTCGGTCGACCACGACTGGGGACCACGGTTGGAGCTGTTCCTGGCCGCCGATGATGTCGTTCGCTATGGCGAGCGGATCTCGGAGTTGCTGTCGGCGCGGCTGCCGAAGCAGTTTCGTGGCTGGTCGACGCACTTCGAGCCGCCGCAGGGACGGGTGCGATCGATGGCACCGACCGATGGGCCGGTGGCGCATCGGGTGCGGGTGACCGATGTCGGCACCTGGTGCGATGACTACCTGGGCTTCGATCCGCGGCAGGGCGTCACGGTCCTGGATTGGCTGGCGACACCGGGGCAGCGGCTGGCCGAGGTCACCGGCGGGGCGGTCTTCCACGACAGCATTGGCGAGCTGAGCGGGCTGCGGGAACGCCTTCGGTGGTATCCGGAGGATGTGTGGCGCTACCTGCTCGCGTGCCAGTGGCTGCGGATCGGCGAGGAGGAGGCGTTCGTCGGTCGTACCGCCGAGGCTGGCGACGAGTTGGGCAGCCGGGTGGTCACGGCGCGGCTGGTGCGGGAGCTGATGCGACTCTGCCTGCTGCTGACTCGACGGTTTCCGCCGTACAGCAAGTGGTTGGGCACGGCCTTCGCGGCGCTGCCGGACGCGGCGGGCATCGCTGCCGCCCTCGATGCGGCGATGAAGGCCGACACCGACGCTCGGCGGCAGGCCGCCCTGTGCAATGCCTACGAGGCGGTAGGCGAGTGGCAGAACAGCCTTGGCCTAGCCGATGCGGTCGGCGCTACCGTGCGCCCGTTCTTCGACCGGCCGTATCGGGTTATCGACGCCGGTCGGTTTGCCACTGCGCTGCTGGCCCGGATCGAAGACCCGGACATTGCCGGGCTGCCGCCGATCGGTGCCATCGACCAGTATGTGGACAGCACGGCAGTGCTGTGCCAGCCCTCGTTGGTCCATGCGTTGATGGCCACGGTCTGGCGCGGTCGCAACAAGTGA
- a CDS encoding FAD-binding oxidoreductase, whose amino-acid sequence MSAGNGPELVASWSATMRHAEVAGEFFWRAVDESRPGLLPLPDAALFFAGLGRLVSGGDDAAGRAALLAVLGRAYRRMRLFTPHHLPIGDALIDTVARFARPWWSPRLARDWQRLYEPTILALARVGRRVGEGPAWWPGEVVDHDRPAPGIAILTVRPQRPLPVCPGQAVPVTVSQVPGRWRWYAPANASRPDGTLELHVRAVPGGSVSHALVDQVCAGDRVWLGPPYGIGLLLDPDPGTDLLLVAGGTGLAPLRALVEQVAAAPEAPRQVTLVVGSRNFMDLYDATSLDKLQCAHDWLTLVPAVSHDLENTEPEERGDALSLAVAHYRPGQEVYVCGPPAMNRTALLRLLVAGVPAERIYLPDEYESLHHGYLPQS is encoded by the coding sequence ATGAGTGCCGGTAACGGACCCGAGCTGGTGGCGTCGTGGTCGGCGACGATGCGGCATGCCGAGGTGGCGGGGGAGTTCTTTTGGCGGGCAGTGGATGAGTCTCGCCCCGGTCTACTGCCGTTGCCCGATGCTGCGTTGTTCTTCGCTGGTCTGGGCAGGTTGGTTAGTGGTGGGGACGATGCGGCGGGCCGGGCCGCTCTGTTGGCGGTGTTGGGTCGGGCGTATCGGCGGATGCGCCTGTTCACCCCGCATCATCTGCCGATCGGTGACGCGCTGATCGACACGGTGGCGAGGTTCGCCCGCCCGTGGTGGTCGCCGCGACTGGCGAGGGATTGGCAGCGGTTGTACGAGCCGACGATCCTGGCCCTGGCCCGGGTGGGTCGTCGGGTGGGGGAGGGGCCGGCCTGGTGGCCGGGCGAGGTGGTCGACCACGATCGGCCCGCGCCGGGGATCGCGATCCTCACGGTACGACCGCAGCGGCCGTTGCCTGTCTGTCCTGGTCAGGCGGTGCCGGTGACGGTGTCGCAGGTGCCAGGCCGGTGGCGCTGGTACGCCCCGGCGAACGCGTCCCGCCCAGATGGCACCCTCGAACTTCATGTGCGGGCGGTCCCGGGCGGCAGTGTGTCCCATGCCCTGGTCGACCAGGTGTGCGCAGGTGATCGGGTCTGGTTGGGGCCGCCGTACGGGATCGGGTTGTTGTTGGACCCGGACCCTGGCACAGATCTGTTGTTGGTGGCCGGCGGCACTGGCCTGGCACCGTTGCGGGCCTTGGTGGAGCAGGTCGCGGCCGCCCCGGAGGCGCCTCGGCAGGTGACTTTGGTGGTCGGCTCACGCAACTTTATGGACCTGTACGACGCCACCAGCTTGGACAAGCTGCAGTGTGCCCATGACTGGTTGACGTTGGTGCCGGCGGTGTCGCACGACCTGGAGAACACCGAGCCGGAGGAGCGGGGTGACGCGTTGAGCCTCGCCGTGGCGCACTATCGGCCGGGGCAGGAGGTGTACGTGTGTGGTCCGCCGGCGATGAACCGGACCGCGTTGCTGCGGCTGCTCGTTGCCGGGGTGCCAGCCGAGCGGATTTACTTGCCCGACGAGTACGAGAGTCTGCACCATGGGTACCTACCACAGTCGTAA
- a CDS encoding DivIVA domain-containing protein, which translates to MGTYHSRNGGPLTADGIRNARLPYARLGRRGYQPAQVDALLARLAAETADRCQQIRLLQAENDRIKDALRTWQTDQANHQFR; encoded by the coding sequence ATGGGTACCTACCACAGTCGTAACGGCGGCCCGTTGACCGCCGACGGCATCCGCAACGCGCGGTTGCCGTACGCGAGGTTGGGTCGGCGTGGCTACCAGCCGGCGCAGGTCGATGCCCTGCTTGCCCGGCTGGCGGCGGAGACCGCCGACCGCTGCCAGCAGATCCGACTGCTCCAGGCCGAGAACGACCGGATCAAGGATGCCCTCCGCACCTGGCAAACCGACCAAGCCAACCACCAGTTCCGGTGA
- a CDS encoding integrase, which yields MRIWGAGKNSQALQADLVSTAPPTPWGNPCLTDGTYPTPREVLTVIDHALAHGWQPDALGGTFVLTEAQHAHTLQLPNFTLTDRLAIAPRLTAGRS from the coding sequence TTGCGCATCTGGGGCGCGGGAAAGAACAGCCAGGCCCTACAGGCAGACCTGGTGTCCACCGCCCCGCCGACCCCATGGGGCAACCCCTGCCTCACCGATGGCACCTACCCAACCCCTCGGGAGGTACTGACGGTCATCGACCATGCGCTTGCGCACGGCTGGCAGCCGGACGCGCTCGGCGGGACCTTCGTACTGACCGAAGCGCAGCACGCCCACACCTTGCAACTGCCGAACTTCACCCTCACCGATCGGCTGGCCATCGCCCCACGGCTGACAGCCGGGCGCTCATAA
- a CDS encoding DUF998 domain-containing protein, with protein sequence MIDDRVRLWAWVGFAAQVLFVGSWLIAAAWQGDSYSTLEHTISDMLAYGAPAAAVLVVVFTLCGLATILFAWLSVRPALRAGGRAATVGAVLLALCIFGLGDLLAAAERQGCRLADAGCTGPDQRANLGGKIDTMITPTGILLFVAAVLVLAAAMRRAPGWQRWAWPFRGVGIGFAVLLFAFVGGPASLTGLFERLLAAFGAAAIAALALGIARRQS encoded by the coding sequence ATGATCGACGACCGGGTGCGTTTGTGGGCATGGGTGGGCTTCGCCGCCCAGGTGCTGTTCGTGGGTAGCTGGCTGATCGCAGCCGCCTGGCAGGGTGATAGCTACTCCACGTTGGAGCACACCATCAGCGACATGCTCGCCTACGGTGCGCCGGCCGCTGCGGTACTCGTCGTCGTGTTCACCCTGTGCGGCCTGGCCACGATCCTGTTCGCGTGGCTGTCGGTGCGCCCAGCCCTGCGCGCGGGCGGTCGCGCCGCGACCGTTGGTGCCGTCCTGCTGGCCCTGTGTATCTTCGGCCTCGGCGACCTGCTAGCCGCCGCCGAGCGACAGGGCTGCCGCCTGGCCGACGCGGGCTGCACCGGTCCCGACCAGCGGGCCAACCTTGGCGGCAAGATCGACACGATGATCACGCCGACCGGCATCCTGCTCTTCGTGGCTGCGGTCCTCGTGCTGGCCGCGGCCATGAGGCGCGCGCCGGGCTGGCAACGCTGGGCGTGGCCGTTTCGCGGGGTCGGCATCGGCTTCGCCGTACTGCTGTTCGCCTTCGTCGGCGGCCCTGCCAGCCTGACCGGGCTCTTCGAGCGTCTGCTCGCCGCCTTCGGCGCCGCCGCGATCGCCGCCCTGGCCCTGGGCATCGCCCGTCGACAGAGCTGA